The genomic DNA TCACACTATTGTTTTCCATGTATCAAATAACCTTTAGGGTATTAGTCATCATATAGTCATTGCTCTCTGAAGACTTTAAGTGCTGCAAACACCATGAATACAACCAGAAACATCTTGGTGTTGTCTTGAGTCACTATGTGTAGGAAATCACATGCGTTGGCGCCACCCAATGGTGAtataaaatatgacattaaGGAATGAAACCAAAAACATAAAGTAACTCAACTCAAAGTAACATTTAGTATAAACgctaatattaatattaactaATATTAACACTGGATGTTATATAACATTTAATATAGGACAGTGGAATTTATTTCTAAGTAGATATAAGTTTAGATTAATGTGTTTGACGACAACTATAACTCCTGTAGCCGTGCATTCAGTTCAGGCTGGTCTATAATTAGTCTGAACTTAGTTTTAATAATCTGCCAATCATTCTTTTAGTTGTTCAGATTAGTTGTTCGGTCCATAAAATGCCACAAACTAAACTGGTAAAAACTTGCTGATCATTGACgccttcaaatgtcttgttttgaccacaacccaaagatattcaatttactataAATAGAGTGAAGCAAAATACTTGATTAATTAAATAGTTAGTCAACTAATCACATAAGCGATTAATCGTTGCAGCTCAAATGTATAAAGGTATAATGAATGACAATGTTGTACTGTACATTAGTTATCACTTAAAACCATCCTTCTACCTGCATACAACAACACCATAGTGTGTCATAAGACACTCattaattgtttaaaaagtaaagtgttgctgcaacttttttaaaaactttgtaACCCTTATTCAAACAGCCTCTTCAAACGACAGATCCAGGATAATGTTTAATGCTAAAACTGTTGTTACTGTAACACTAACTAAAGCGAGTCATAAAGTCATAAAGTTAAAGATTATTAGTATTAGTTCTTCTTTTAAGAGTTACATAGTGTCGCTTTAAGCAAAGAAAAGGGTTCTGATTCTCACTTTGCTTGAAGGTTTGCAGGGAACATGGACCGAACTGCCGCCAAAAACCTGTTGATGTCCCGGTCTGATGGAACCTTCCTGGTGCGGcagaaagaaggaggagagtttGCAATCAGCATCAAGTAAGGCTTCGCACAGCTGAAGTTTGGGAGAGTTTTATCTAGTTTCTTTCATTGTCTGTTCATTGAAGATGACCCCTTCACTGATTTAGTGATTTACAGGTCAATAGATGAAATGGTTAAATTAAAACTGGACCAAATTAGGTTACAAAGtgacaacagcaacagtttCAACAGCGTCTCAATGACCATCTCAGATTAAATCAGGTCCTACAGCTACATGTTGAAACACAGTAACTGAAAAGCTGTTGAAACAATAGTTTTATGTAACAATGAGCGATTGGTTGACAGAAAATCCATTAGCTAAAGCTATTTTTATAACTGAATAATCTATGAGCTCAGATTTCACCTCCTCTCAAAAGCATTCAAATACACTTTCTTCAACAAAGCATTAGTGCATTTTCTATAACTCTCTGTAGTCATCAGGCAGAAGAAGGAAAAGTCTGTTTTCCATTCAGCTATCAAGGTAAATGAGGCTAAGTTCACCATTCTGCCTCTGGGTTTTGTTTGACTCCGAGCGTTTCCTTTAACTAGCTTTACTGTCATCTCTCTTTTATCCATAAACCTCTTTCTGCTCCTCCAGGTTCAACATGGACATCAGGCACATTAAGATCACTTCCACTGAAGGCCTGTACCGCATCAATGAGAAGAAAGCCTTCAAGGGTTTAATAGTAAGTGTTACACAACAGGAtgacacagagcagaagaaatACACTGACGCTACCCTTGACGTTGTGGATTTGCGTTGAGTAacctcatttcctcctctcaaACAGGATCCGACATTTGTCTCACATGTTTCTcacgctctcctcctcctccttcttcttcttgcatTAGGAGTTGGTTCAGTTTTACCAGAAGAACTCTTTAAAGGAGTACTTCAAGGACGTGGACACCACTTTGTGTACGCCTTTCAAACAACCGGAGCAAAGCAGCTCGCTCAACAACACACCGAACACCACACCAGGTACAGTACACCTCTGTCACCTCACAAACACAAGTCACACAATTTCCAACTACTCTTTAAAGCCATGTTGAAACGCTGGCGTTGTCCAACAGGAGGCAGCATGAGGAGTTTTGGCGTAGCGAGGGCCAGATATAACTTCTCAGCCAGGGACCGCTCAGAGCTGTCACTGCTGGAAGGAGACACCATCAAGATCCTCTCCAAGAAAGGCCACAGTGGTTGGTGGAAAGGAGAGGTGTACGGCCGGGTGAGGAATTAGCAAACAtccacacattaaaaaaaaaaaaacatttacaggtTTTTAGGCGACTTGTCTTATCTGCTCGGCTCCTGTGTTTCCAGGTGGGGCTCTTCCCAGCCAACTATGTGGATGAAGACTACTCCGACTACTGCTGACGTGGCTGCAGAGCAGATGTGTAGACGCAGACTGTATGTGTATGGATCTATGTGATACCTGGTTTCTATTGATTGCATTAACCCATATGCATGAGTGcggctgtgagtgtgtgtgtgaggtgctgTTACTGGTGATCTAATGACTGTCGAGTGATGTGTGAATAAACCTTTTGTTCAAATGTCCTGATGAACGTCTGGTTTATACTTAAGTCAAAGTATCAAAAGTTGTCTCAAAGGActgtacataaataaaataaaaacaatgagtaacataagaaaaatgtattaaacaacACTGCATACTCAAACTTTACGCTCATATGTGATTGTTAAACATCTAATTTCAAAACCACAGGCATTAATCTGTTGCCACAACAACCCCCACTCCTCTGGTTTCAGACTTTCCACAACATTTTGGATCCTGGCTGCAGATATtcgctcccattcagccacaacgCCATCAGTGAAGTTGTTGCAGACGTAGGGCGAACCCAGGCTCACAGATGGCGAGATGAGAAGCATTTCTTTATGGATCTCATTTTGTGGATGATGGCACTGTAATGCTTAGCTTAGACTGGTGCAGTGTGATGTTTAAACAGGAGAGGGCCTTCGCCAGACTGTTGCCACAAAGCTGGGAGCACATTTATTGTCTGAAGTATCACTGTGTGCTGTGGATCTGGCTTCACTGGAGCAAAGGGGTCCCGTACCAACCATGaaaaaaacagtgcaaataTTCAGTAGCACAGTGGAAAAGTACGCGGTTACAAAGAGATGTTCTGCATTAAAAATGCCATTTAAATCAGAGTAACCTTTAACACTGTTAAACTGATCTATATATTCTATTGTTATTGATGCATTGACATGTATGTATAATTTCAGTGTTGTAGCTGGTTAAAGTGGAGCTTCTGTAAGAACTTAATATATTGCTGTGTAGTTTACGTTTGTTTGATTAACTCATTAAATCTTTAGCATAAATAATCTTAGcctgttaaaagaaaacatacttGCAGCTGTCAAATACGTGAGTGTGGGTCTGAAATGTAGCAGGGCAGAAGTATCTTTAAGTAATTCACACATAAtttagtaagtaagtaaatacACTCaattactttccaccactgagaCCAAAAGGAAACAGTTGAAACAGTTGCATGTTGTTGGGTTGCCCTCATACTTTTGCACATTAAGTGTATATTTGGATGTTATTTCTGTCATCTATGACAGTAAAATAGTGTTTTTGCACACTGACAATCTTCCCCAACATTAGAAAACTAGGATTTTAATTTAACATGGTGTACTTGTAGTAACAGACTTTCAAATAGCCGGAGGTAACCTCAGTATAATTAACATTCATTAGGTGTCACATATACGAGATATAAGATGAGATGACGGTCTCTTCCCACACCAAAAAACAGAACTAATAGATGACAATGATTCAGCCTTACAGGTAGGTAAATATCAGCTTTAATTctgaaatatcaaaacaaaaattagaAGCAACAACGACACGTCTTTCACATAATAatttgtgggaggaaatgataAAATGGAGGTCAGtgtaatgtctgtgttttctgctctgtaGATACGGctgctcctctctttctgttgcGTCGTCTGATTGTGATGGTTTCCTGTGGCAGACtccatcgtgtgtgtgtgtgtgtgtgtgtgtgtgtggggcaaTGACTTGTGGTCCTCTTCTCGTCTACTGGTAGTACAGCTCCAGGTTCATCCCATCATGGATTTCATCTGCAGGGGTCATGGTAAAGTACAATCGATCCGGGTAAAATAGTTTGGCTCCACTGACTAGCCAACATGACACAAATTTAAAACCATTCATTTGCTAAAAGCAGCTCTTAACATGTCAGAAAAAATAACTAATAGCTTTAGTCAGCCCATGTATATAAAGataattaagaaataaatgagCACAGCTAACACTCAATGTCACATCAGAGCATCACAACattattgaaaattaaataaaaaaaaataataataaaaaaaactgaagccGACAATGTGTCCGACAATCATTCTGATGTCTAAATAACCGTGATCTCCACCAGtaatagaaaacacaaaactgcaaGTAAATTACGAACTCCAGTTCATCCAAGTCAGAAGTAGTAGCATCTACACATGCAAATAGTTTGGGATTTATGTGCCCAAGTTTCAAGATATTCTCTGCTACTGAGACCATTGCCTCTATTACAATACAAGTCAGGCAAACAGAATTTCAGATTGTTaattaaaaatacttaatttaGACAATTTATCGATTTCTGGTGCTTAATTTTTCTGATGCCTTCTTttaaagtgtgaaaactgagtAGATGTCTGAGGAAATCTGAAAACTGGTTCAAGGGTATCAGCAATAATCtactgacactgacagagatTGCTTAAAGGATACAGTCACCCAGAGACACGTGGTCCTTGAATATGGTATACCTGTTGGAACAGAGCAGGAACATTTAGCGGCTGATAGAAGACAGCTACACATGCTACAGTCAAGCTGGGCAGCATCCCAGACGAGCAGCTTACCATTTTTTTAATACGATCTTGTCACACCGTGTCCCTGTCTGGGCGGCAATGAGCTTCTTCAGATCCCCGATGGTATCCTCAGAGCTGAAACATGAGGGTTAAGGAAGGAGCAGTGTGATGgtgccaaaaataaaaaccagacagacacacaggttaACATCATGTTAGTGAAAATGATTCTGTTGCTTCTTGTGTAGCTCAACTTGGGGATTTATTTGTTGATCCAGAGGGAAGCGGTCTTTTATTTCACGACAAGAGCACACTGTAATTCAGGACAACACAGAGGGTGTACTCATGATCATGATCAAGATGTCATTTCATGGTAGATTTGACAAGCTGGATCATTCTCAAATCACGTCTTAGAGTATTGATCACGATAGAATAAGTTATATGAAGATCTCTGGTTCTCGGAGAGAGTGATTGTAAAAGCCAAAGTTGATCAATTAGTGAACAGATCTGTTGCTCTGACAAGTTTTACATGAACTTTAAACTTCTAAGAAGTCAAACATTTAAGCTTGAGCCATCTCAGACTACCTCCACGTTATCTGTACGTGTACCCAAGTATTACTACAGACGCGATTATCTCTTCAGTTTATGTGAAGGATACTTGCACTTGACCCGGACTTTCTTTCCCAAACGATCGTTGCAAACCACCTCGATCATCTTCAGTTCCTGTCGGCCGATGGAAAGACATATTAACATAACACGTGTGAGCGTTGAGTCGATTTTAAAGCATTTGCTTAAATAAGCCAGTAACAATCGTACGTATAGTAAGAAGGCTAATGTGGTTCATTCACAGTGCGCCACATGTGAtaaacagtcagtcagctaaGCTTTTATATCAGTCAGGTTGTTTTGTTAGCCCACAGCACCGCTAACGAACACACTGCACATTATTGTACGTAACATCACAAAATACACGCGTAAACCAACAttatgtctttaaaatgtcGAGCATTGTGTTACATCTATAACACAACTGTGTTAAATGAGACTTTCCTACCTGAAGATTCACAGCAGATTAACAATTTTGTTTCCTTTCCGCTGATGTTTTCTAGAGAGCTCTGTTCCCCTGCTTACCGTAAAGATGGTTTACTTTGCGTATTAGCCTCTCGACCAATCAAATGGCTACAGCGGTGATTGACAGCTCACATTAGCCTATGATACGACAGAGATCCTCGTCAAAGGCGGAGCTAATTCGAAAAACAACTCGTGCCGTAAACACGCTACTAACTGTCGTACTTTGCCTAGCTGCAGCACAGCCTGTCACACGGTAGCTACATTGAAATTAAACTTGAAATCGCcgctgcagaaaaaaataatggcAGACGAGGATAAGATGCCGGCTGGATGGGAGAAAAGAATGAGCCGCAGTTCAGGTAATGAAACGGAAACGACGAGAAGCTATatatgctagctagctaacgttaaaTGCCAGTATGTGAACTGGTAAACTTAGCTCACTAGCTAGCAGCGCCAGCATCGTGCTTTGCTGTTGACATGAGGCAGCTTGAACTTCAAGTACAGTGGGGATAAGCTGATGCTAGTGGTGGGTAACTCGctgttacaggtgtgttttgttagATGTGGTGTTTCGCTGTTATGCGGTGTGTTGCTTCAGTCATCGCACCAGTGCGGATCCATTCAACCTGGCTACTGCGGGGCCCTGCATGACGTCATTCTGCTCCAGTGCCTCACCTGCAGACTGGGCGAGCCCCAGCAagatttcacacatttacacattgaTATTGGGAGGCAGAAGAAAACTTGGTGGAGTCTAATTCTGTTAAAGCACAAACTCTCCATTGATTACTCTTCTCCCGTTCGGCTGATATCCATGACTTCTAGGTCCCAGCAAAATGTAGCTTGCCTCTAAAGATACTTGTCAATGCCTTAAAACTGCAGTAATCAGTATTTTAGTGTAACAACAATGAGTCCAGTAATATTAAAGGTGTTGCTCTTGCTGTCACTAATCTCTGTGTTTTAGTATGTTGAGGATCATTGTTTTAGATTTTGGTGCCATGACTATGCTCTCATCAACTTTGGCCACagcaaaaaaaagctttgatttTTTCACAGTATGCCACCTGCCCAGCACCCAAAGGCAGACATACAAAGTTAGTGACTACCtggtgaaaaaagaagaagaatattgGAGTGGTTAATAGCCAGATGTTACACCTCATGAATTGGTGTGCAACAAGACAGACCTAAAAGAGGAGTGAGTTTAGGACTTGCATGTTCTTCACTGTATGCAGGGTATGAATCAGTAATTGTTAGCTGACTCTGGCTTGATCTAATAACAGCACACTCCTTTTCCCACGTTTGAAATCTGTACATCTTATTGTGTAGAactcattttaataattttcatGTGAAGTAGTGAAGTGACCAGAGACTGCTGTGGCTGTGACTGCAAGGGTTTTTTTGCCTGATGATATGACAATTTTGAAACACTTCCTTTAATGTGGATCTGTCATGTCATAGCTGATGCACAATCCACTAAATAAGGTTATTATTGTCAGTGATACCGATTTGGGACAATGGATTGGTGCATCGTTTAGCACACTGATAAAATGTGATAACTGTGTTTCCAGCTTCTCTTGCTGCCTCCATTTGTTAAGAAATCAATGAATGCTGCATCATCGActctctttttttgctttccAGGCAAAGTGTACTACTTTAACCACATCACTAATGCCAGCCAGTGGGAACGTCCGGTGGGAGACGGCCGTGGAGAGCCAGAAAAGGTTATTgcgtgtctttttttaaatgtacttactctaatgataaaaaataaacctTTGTTATAGAATAGTTACACAGTGATTTACAACATAGCATAAAACAGGACTGAACTACTGATATGATGATTAAAATTGGTTATTGATGAAGAAGGTCATATGAAGCTTCTATCAAAACGAGATTTAAAGCCTTGGAGGattgaacagtgaacagtgacatCTGGTGTTTTGCAGAAACTGTAGCAGCCCTTTAAGACCAGAGCCGGAGCACTATGACACCTCACTGATGTCAAACTGCAGTTTATGTCCAATCTATGTGTAATAAGTCTGTAATAAGTCTGACAGctgcattttgtttatttcaataCATATTATTCCTGTTCAGAAATGCTGCAGTATACACATTTCTGTACAATACCCTagtataaaataacaaaaattattataaaGCAGAATAATTGTTAAATTATGTAAACTATCTCTGTTTCCTCACTTTAAATGAGCCAGAGATCATTTTTAACGAGGCAGGCTATGTAAATGGGAGCCCTActatattcagtttattaacgcataagaaaaagaaaagcagaaaatcctcacaaaaAGAATCCTCCTCCACAAGTGAGAAGCTAAGACCACGAGACATTCGGTTAAAATAATGCTCATtatcctatttatttatttattagtacTTATATGCAAAGCATTAATACGTTCTTTATTAACTATGGAAAAGCCATTGGTTACAACTTACAAAACTTTATGTCTTCTTAGAAAGTGGTACTGACTGGTCTAAGAGAAGACTGACAAACTGTAGCCCACTCTCTGATCGCTCCTCTTGATtctgatcagtttgtttgttttcactcaCTCAGGTACGCTGCTCTCATCTGCTGGTGAAACATAATCAGTCACGTCGTCCATCTTCATGGCGGGAACAAAACATCACAAGAACTAAAGACGAGGCCCTGGAACTCATTCAGAGTACGTAGGGCATCGGGGAGAGGGCTCGTTCAATTAGATATTATCAGCGTTTTAATTTGCTCTTCGATTCTCTGTTCTGTGTAGAGTACATAGAGGAGATCAAGTCTGGAGATGAGAAGTTTGAGACTCTGGCTTCTCAGTTCAGCGATTGCAGCTCGGCTAAAAACGGTGGAGACCTGGGGTTGTTTGGCAGAGGTACGtcctcacatgcacacacattgtaTACTGCAATAAAAGGTTTTAttgcaagtaaaataaaatgagtatAAATGTGTTAATGCAAATCAAACCTATTATGTTTGATTGTGTCTAAAGACACAAAAGTAACAGTGTTACATAAGACAAAGAGCAACAGTGCTCATggttcatgttttttcttatctacagatgtttttatttaaattaaattcaacatTATCAATTTGTTTTCCTCAGCACATCTTGCCTACAAATATCAGGAATACATCATTCCCTGTTCTGCCAAGCTCAGAGCgcctgcagagcagcagcctcacATTAAACTCTTCTCAGCCTCCATTAGTCTCATTTCTTTACCTGTGAGATCCATGTTTTAATGCCTTTTTTTCATCGTCTGTGATGTGAAACCTTCAGATTTCCACACGGTCGgagaaataaagtgtgtgttctGCTCATAGTTCAGTTATATAATCACAGCTCAACAGAGACTTTGTACATagtctgttttgtttgtcacttCGAGTCATGTCATGAGTATTTCTGTAGTATTTTCTGTTGCTGGAGTCTGTTGGGTCTTTCTAGCCACGTCTGGCATCATTGCTGTTGTTTCCCATTACAGTGGTGACAAACCTCCAACTTGACAGTGAAACCTGATGAGCTAAAGAAATAGTtgaatgaaatatgaatttttAGTTGAACGTGGAGCATCATTTTACtacttttaataaaatgtgtttgtgttttaggtCAAATGCAGAAGCCTTTTGAAGACGCTTCCTTTGCCCTCAAAGTGGGAGACATGAGTGGTCCTGTTTTTACTGACTCTGGAGTCCACATCATCCTTCGCACTGGCTGAAAGGAAGAAGCCACATACTGTACTTTCCTCTTTACgtcttcacacacaaacacacagtccaaCCCCAAACCAGACCTGTGATTTATTTGAATGACACACACCACCCAATAAACAAAGCTTATGGGCTGAATCGCTTCTTTTTAAGTGGGATCATTTTGTTCAAGAAGAACTATTGAACATGTCTGAATAATTTCGTTACACTGAACATGAAGGAGTATGGCAGGTTATTCTCGTAGGGCCTCAAGCTTTTATTAACAATGGTAATTTAAAGAAACGTGAGTGCCTGTGACTCTGCTGAAGCGAGTGTCCCGTGGAAACAGTCTCACACAACGCACAGTTTGAGAATGTGTCTGTGAAagcttgtgtttttgagtgCGCATGTCTTCAAAAGGaccatttactgtatgtttttttcctctgaacatTTTCCATTTATTGTGTACATGAGTGCCAAAGCAGTTCCTCTATCTGTATAATTGTTCTGGAAGATAGATCCATGAGATGTTTAAAATACTTCCAGGCCATTGCAGCGGCTGGCAGTTCGCATAATTATTAAGCATAATTATTCTGAGTTCTCTACATTTGGcattgatttagatttttttgcaGATATTCAGTAACATAgaataatttgttttcattattcattttgaaaagTGCATGCCCCCACCCACCTCCAGCCCCTGTAGGATATGCAAAGACGGCACAGTTGAAAACTTCCAGGTTTTAACAATCAGCTCCGCAGCTTTTAAAAGCAAGCTCAGATGAACAGTTGCGCTGTTGTGTCATAGGAGTTTTTCTTTCATCAATAaaataatctcttttttttgtaagtCTCTTGTTTTGGTTAGTTCCTCTTTTGATGAAGTTACTGCTTTTTCTGGACACATTGAACAATACCACAGACCTGTGTGGGAGTATTTATTTAGAccagaataaaacaataaagatgcTAATTATGtttgcagtttgttgttttgcatgttttatgtggaaTACACAGAAgcaacaaactgaaaatgactaatacaatataataaagTGAGTTTTGATTAATCTTATCCTTGTATCATGGGACAAAATGATCAGAGCATAACATCCTTTGGACTGCATGCTTTTAGATAACTTCTGTAACGTTTTCAACTATTTTCTGTCCTGTAATTATGAAATGAGTTGCCAATCAAGCTTGTCAGTAGGTGGGAAGGTGTGACTTTGCAGCAGTGTCATTCATCAGATCCATTATACCATTTCAGTGCTGATAAAAGTCACACACAACTTGAACTACTGTTAAATGCAGAAATATCCAAGCATGCATTGTCACCCACTCGCAAGAATTACCTGCTAACCCTCAGTGTCAACTTGACAAACTGTTTTCCAATTATAATTAAGATTTTAATCATAACAAATGTTTTACACTTTTAATTGATATTCATATGTATAAAATTAACACGCTCTCTGAACTTATCAATGCTCCAGAGTTGGTAGATGCCTCCCCAATAACCCAAGACCAAGAATAGAACCCTGAGGAACCCCACATGAAATCACTGCACTGATGGAGACAGAGTCACTAACTGATTCAGAACACGTTCTACCagtcaaatacattttataggTTGGTCCCTGTCGGACCCAAACAATTTTTCAGTGGACAGATATGCCATGATCAGCTGTCTCAACGTTTCCAactgtgggagagagaaaatacagaaagtgctgaaataaaagagaaatgaggATAATACCTACA from Pempheris klunzingeri isolate RE-2024b chromosome 3, fPemKlu1.hap1, whole genome shotgun sequence includes the following:
- the pin1 gene encoding peptidyl-prolyl cis-trans isomerase NIMA-interacting 1; the encoded protein is MADEDKMPAGWEKRMSRSSGKVYYFNHITNASQWERPVGDGRGEPEKVRCSHLLVKHNQSRRPSSWREQNITRTKDEALELIQKYIEEIKSGDEKFETLASQFSDCSSAKNGGDLGLFGRGQMQKPFEDASFALKVGDMSGPVFTDSGVHIILRTG